In Bythopirellula goksoeyrii, a single window of DNA contains:
- a CDS encoding SAM-dependent methyltransferase, which translates to MSTPWHPQFLFAVCQTGAEAALKREFVAQNLGLRPSFSRPGFVTFKFDQPCENPQGFQLHSTFARTWGFSLGKVSGDHASELAAASWQLPGVAEVLMAIKPRDLHVWQRDRVMPGEDGFEPGPTALAAEVDAALIANSSIESLQSHRYGQQGASQPNTWILDAVIVEPGEWWLGCHHASRRAACWVGGVPPIGQPEEAVSRAYLKMCEALEWSALPIARGEICVELGCSPGGAAQALLDKGLFVVGIDPAEVDPVVEAHPNFVHVRRRSLDVPKRDFQRAKWLTADMNVPPSYTLDAVEDVVLHKTPSIRGLVLTLKLADWSLTSEIGNLVKRVRSWGYRDVRTRQLAFNRQEFCLVALKSRAQRRIKRGASQRRIRTDAPHSGVPGKMHGESPS; encoded by the coding sequence ATGTCCACCCCCTGGCATCCCCAATTCCTATTCGCAGTTTGCCAAACCGGGGCCGAGGCTGCGCTCAAACGGGAATTCGTCGCCCAAAATCTAGGCTTGCGTCCCTCGTTTTCTCGACCTGGATTCGTGACCTTCAAATTCGACCAACCCTGTGAGAATCCGCAGGGATTTCAGCTTCACAGCACGTTTGCACGCACCTGGGGCTTCTCGCTGGGGAAGGTATCGGGCGACCATGCGAGCGAGCTTGCCGCCGCTAGTTGGCAGTTGCCGGGTGTGGCCGAGGTGCTCATGGCCATCAAGCCGAGAGATCTGCATGTCTGGCAGCGCGATCGCGTTATGCCAGGTGAAGATGGGTTCGAGCCGGGGCCGACGGCTCTGGCGGCAGAAGTGGATGCGGCGTTGATTGCGAATTCCTCGATTGAGTCGCTGCAATCGCATCGCTATGGTCAGCAGGGGGCCAGTCAGCCGAATACCTGGATTCTCGACGCGGTGATCGTCGAACCGGGTGAGTGGTGGTTGGGATGCCATCATGCCAGCCGTCGTGCCGCTTGTTGGGTCGGTGGAGTTCCCCCTATTGGCCAGCCCGAAGAAGCAGTGAGTCGTGCGTATCTCAAGATGTGCGAGGCGCTTGAGTGGTCGGCATTGCCGATAGCTCGAGGCGAGATTTGCGTGGAACTGGGCTGTTCTCCAGGTGGAGCTGCCCAAGCGTTGCTCGATAAAGGATTGTTTGTCGTCGGAATTGATCCGGCCGAAGTGGATCCGGTCGTAGAGGCGCATCCAAATTTCGTCCATGTACGTCGCCGAAGCCTGGATGTGCCCAAGCGAGATTTCCAGAGGGCTAAGTGGCTTACTGCCGACATGAATGTTCCGCCGAGTTACACGCTTGATGCGGTCGAGGACGTCGTATTGCACAAGACTCCCTCGATTCGCGGTCTGGTGCTTACTCTTAAGCTAGCAGATTGGTCGTTAACTTCCGAAATAGGCAATTTAGTTAAACGAGTTCGAAGCTGGGGATACCGCGACGTACGGACTCGGCAACTTGCATTCAATCGTCAGGAGTTCTGTCTTGTGGCGCTCAAAAGCCGGGCTCAACGGCGGATTAAGCGAGGTGCCTCCCAGCGCCGCATCAGAACTGACGCACCCCATTCAGGTGTTCCAGGCAAGATGCATGGCGAAAGTCCTTCGTAG
- a CDS encoding copper oxidase — MSQHESKPNSSERRRFLKTSALAAGGALYGGLVGTNAAAQVHANKMTDMQHGDKLPAPLGNPKSGRPAGYRDDYDGFSRFKPSRGNDPNSEFYLGKLVPGFRDVGAGPAPFVTPDLEKLPWKMVGGVKEFHLVPMAVEREVLPGYKLNVYGYNGSMPGPTIEVNQGDRIRIVVTNELPEDTSAHWHGFELPIQYDGASELTQNLIKPGKSFVYEFDIHEEGTFFYHSHIPMQEAFGSVGFMIVHPQKVFDPPVDRDLGLIFQNFFIEPSQSIADSWRMDWNWQTINGRSGPYTTPLVVKHGERVRIRIMNFSPMQHHPIHIHGHTFWITGHEGARIPHSAWVPRNTELVGIAQATDFEFIANNPGDWMFHCHMVHHMMNHMTRQVGPRVRPDQSVDAYLANLDQSPGVKLLNPDPGFKTPGYPQEMKGMEMKPDFMKRIWNRREVQGMRAMWPMSVMGLMTVLRVLPDDLYQIVMESDQPVEKGAVFAEIVRRFGNPSDYKSAPMMMHDMS; from the coding sequence ATGAGTCAACACGAGTCCAAACCGAATAGCAGTGAACGGCGGCGGTTCCTGAAAACTTCTGCCCTGGCTGCCGGGGGAGCCCTCTACGGAGGGCTCGTGGGAACTAATGCTGCCGCACAAGTTCATGCGAATAAAATGACTGATATGCAGCATGGCGACAAACTTCCAGCGCCTCTGGGAAACCCCAAGTCGGGAAGGCCCGCTGGGTATCGAGATGATTATGATGGATTCTCACGCTTCAAGCCCTCGCGGGGGAATGACCCGAACTCAGAGTTTTATTTAGGCAAACTGGTGCCGGGCTTTCGGGATGTCGGCGCCGGACCTGCTCCTTTCGTGACACCGGACCTAGAGAAATTGCCTTGGAAAATGGTCGGTGGCGTCAAGGAATTTCACCTGGTGCCAATGGCAGTCGAACGAGAAGTCTTACCAGGGTACAAACTAAATGTGTATGGCTACAACGGTTCGATGCCCGGTCCAACCATTGAAGTGAATCAAGGGGACCGAATTCGTATTGTTGTCACGAATGAATTGCCAGAGGACACTTCTGCGCACTGGCATGGCTTTGAGTTACCCATTCAATATGACGGTGCGAGCGAACTCACACAGAACCTTATCAAGCCAGGCAAGAGCTTTGTTTACGAGTTTGACATCCATGAGGAAGGCACGTTCTTCTATCACTCGCACATTCCCATGCAGGAGGCCTTTGGCAGCGTCGGGTTCATGATTGTTCACCCCCAAAAGGTATTCGATCCGCCGGTGGACCGCGACCTTGGGTTGATTTTCCAGAACTTCTTTATCGAGCCGTCTCAGTCGATTGCTGACTCATGGCGAATGGATTGGAATTGGCAAACGATCAATGGACGCAGTGGCCCATACACCACTCCTTTAGTAGTTAAGCATGGTGAGCGCGTCCGAATTCGCATCATGAATTTCTCACCTATGCAGCATCATCCAATTCATATTCATGGCCATACGTTCTGGATCACCGGCCATGAGGGTGCGCGGATCCCTCATAGTGCTTGGGTGCCGCGAAATACGGAGTTGGTCGGTATCGCTCAGGCAACTGATTTTGAGTTCATAGCCAACAACCCAGGTGACTGGATGTTTCATTGCCACATGGTGCATCACATGATGAACCATATGACCCGCCAAGTCGGTCCGCGCGTCCGACCCGACCAGAGCGTCGATGCCTATCTGGCAAACCTTGACCAGTCGCCTGGCGTAAAACTTCTGAACCCGGACCCCGGCTTTAAGACCCCCGGATATCCCCAAGAAATGAAGGGGATGGAGATGAAACCCGATTTCATGAAGAGAATTTGGAATCGCCGAGAAGTGCAGGGAATGCGTGCAATGTGGCCTATGTCGGTGATGGGTCTGATGACGGTGCTTCGTGTGCTTCCAGACGATCTTTATCAAATTGTCATGGAAAGCGATCAGCCAGTCGAAAAAGGAGCAGTCTTTGCAGAGATTGTGCGGCGGTTTGGCAATCCCTCCGACTATAAGTCGGCACCAATGATGATGCATGATATGTCTTGA
- the upp gene encoding uracil phosphoribosyltransferase — protein sequence MSGSTAEKKKSRPIASSSNETQVGGVTVIDHPLIQVHLTRMRNKTTQPSLFRASVKRLATLMVYEATKDLDGYETTVETPLTETTGVELSQRVGLVPILRAGLGMIDPVLDLLPMAEVWHLGLYRDEETAQPVRYYDKLPPQNPVDVAIILDPMLATGGSAMAALMTLREWGVKQAKVVSLIASQEGVDAVSSQFPEAQIFVAQVDPTLNDRKFIVPGLGDAGDRIFNTVDPS from the coding sequence ATGTCTGGTAGCACTGCCGAAAAAAAGAAGTCGCGGCCAATAGCCTCTTCCTCCAACGAGACTCAAGTTGGAGGCGTGACCGTAATCGATCACCCTTTGATCCAAGTGCACCTGACGAGAATGCGCAATAAGACGACGCAGCCGTCTTTGTTCCGTGCATCGGTTAAGCGGTTGGCGACTCTGATGGTCTATGAGGCCACGAAGGATCTTGATGGCTATGAAACAACCGTCGAGACTCCTTTGACCGAAACTACGGGCGTCGAACTTTCGCAGCGCGTAGGCTTGGTACCCATTCTGCGGGCTGGTCTGGGGATGATCGATCCAGTTCTCGATCTGTTGCCAATGGCCGAAGTTTGGCACCTGGGCCTCTATCGAGATGAAGAGACCGCTCAACCGGTTCGGTACTACGACAAACTTCCTCCCCAGAATCCCGTTGATGTGGCAATCATTCTTGATCCCATGCTTGCCACGGGGGGTTCGGCAATGGCGGCGCTGATGACGCTTCGCGAATGGGGAGTGAAACAAGCAAAGGTGGTTTCGTTGATCGCTTCTCAAGAGGGCGTTGACGCCGTGTCGTCGCAATTTCCTGAAGCCCAAATTTTCGTCGCCCAAGTTGATCCCACTCTCAACGATCGCAAATTTATCGTTCCCGGTTTGGGCGATGCAGGGGATCGCATATTTAACACGGTTGATCCTTCGTGA
- the cdd gene encoding cytidine deaminase, with product MPTAADQLIPAAISARQNAYAPYSKFLVGAAVLAEDGTVFTGTNVENASYGLTICAERIAAGAAVAAGHRQIKAVAVATKGAASPCGACRQFLAEFGGAMQVFLVDADKPDRIVETSLDKLLPAQFDLKL from the coding sequence ATGCCTACCGCAGCCGATCAACTAATCCCTGCCGCGATTTCCGCGCGACAGAATGCTTATGCTCCGTACTCCAAATTCTTGGTGGGAGCGGCCGTACTCGCAGAGGATGGTACTGTGTTTACCGGTACAAATGTCGAAAATGCATCCTACGGTCTCACGATTTGTGCCGAGCGGATCGCTGCTGGAGCGGCAGTAGCGGCAGGACATCGTCAAATTAAGGCAGTGGCCGTTGCCACCAAGGGAGCCGCTTCGCCTTGCGGAGCGTGCCGACAGTTTCTGGCCGAATTCGGCGGGGCGATGCAAGTATTTCTGGTCGACGCAGACAAACCCGACCGAATCGTCGAAACTTCGCTCGACAAACTGCTCCCCGCCCAGTTTGACTTAAAGCTGTAA
- a CDS encoding superantigen-like protein SSL4 gives MLRLFSKLLLFLAACSIGTNWVCAQRVQFPTQVPSYDVTPPGYTPPSLSPTAPQITPTFDPYANPNLGAPPPDIPYTVSPQFAQPQQYGQPVLPQATPPVNPGVPQQGGSLYPNGMPYQWESNTYQYGNSDGTVAHLQRLMQQISLEQTYIYSNGSADGFSVNRTELAATFGVPIFYNPETPLLITPGFAFNWWGGPKVPGADLPPRVYDAYIDGAWHPQFSQFCSADLGLRTGVWTDFNNWNDAIRIMGRGLGNIALSPQFNLIGGVWYLDRNSVKLLPAGGVHWRPGGLWDFYLVFPNPKIRRRFTTFGASQSWIYFAGEYGGGRWAVEREVGDDNVDYNDIRAIFGIEWETQTQMRGHLEIAYVFDREIIYAQTPTPTLNLDDSIMFRGGFDF, from the coding sequence GTGCTTCGACTTTTTTCAAAGCTTCTGTTGTTTCTAGCCGCCTGTTCAATTGGCACGAACTGGGTGTGCGCGCAGCGTGTTCAATTTCCCACTCAAGTACCTTCTTATGATGTTACTCCTCCGGGCTACACGCCACCGAGTCTATCTCCCACTGCGCCCCAGATAACACCAACCTTCGATCCCTATGCCAATCCGAATCTAGGCGCTCCTCCGCCTGATATTCCTTACACGGTCTCTCCGCAGTTCGCGCAGCCACAGCAGTACGGGCAACCAGTCTTGCCTCAGGCAACGCCACCGGTCAATCCCGGAGTACCACAGCAGGGGGGATCGCTGTATCCGAATGGGATGCCTTATCAATGGGAGTCGAACACCTATCAGTATGGCAACTCGGATGGTACCGTTGCTCACTTGCAACGTTTGATGCAACAGATCAGCCTGGAACAGACCTATATCTATTCGAATGGCAGTGCCGATGGGTTCAGTGTGAATCGCACGGAACTGGCAGCAACGTTTGGTGTACCGATATTCTACAACCCTGAAACACCTCTACTCATAACTCCTGGTTTTGCTTTCAATTGGTGGGGCGGGCCTAAAGTGCCTGGGGCTGATCTCCCCCCGCGGGTCTACGATGCCTATATCGACGGCGCTTGGCATCCCCAATTTAGCCAGTTCTGTTCGGCCGACCTCGGCTTGCGTACCGGCGTTTGGACTGACTTCAATAATTGGAATGATGCAATTCGCATCATGGGTCGGGGTCTGGGGAATATCGCTTTGTCACCTCAGTTCAATCTCATTGGAGGGGTGTGGTATCTCGATCGCAATTCCGTGAAGCTCCTGCCGGCTGGTGGTGTTCATTGGCGACCAGGTGGGCTGTGGGATTTTTATCTTGTGTTTCCTAATCCGAAAATCAGACGCCGATTTACAACCTTTGGTGCCAGTCAGAGTTGGATCTATTTTGCGGGAGAATATGGCGGAGGAAGGTGGGCGGTCGAGAGAGAGGTTGGCGATGATAATGTCGACTACAATGACATCCGCGCGATTTTTGGTATCGAGTGGGAAACGCAAACACAAATGCGTGGGCATTTAGAAATAGCCTACGTGTTCGATCGAGAGATCATTTACGCTCAGACGCCTACCCCTACCTTGAATCTGGACGACTCCATCATGTTCCGTGGTGGTTTCGACTTCTGA
- a CDS encoding DUF6268 family outer membrane beta-barrel protein gives MAPTSVQPAICVLFGMVANSLLWGATVDSKTFGQTQRAWGGTMLAEPIPHQPEVLHDHWVEIAEPLELDAMLMKDEQLRVANLASETTAIASDLDLIESDQPSLPPGTRDGVFQKLLLTGTYLPQLDSDSLGWGDLEAAVVLGFPFLRRDTPLIITPRYGVHYLDGAANFDLPDKLFDASIEFRHLRKFGDGPWAMDAAVTLGHYSDYESDDADAFRVSGRGLAVYESSPQAKWVGGVAYLNRAGATFLPVAGVIYEPYPDVSYELILPRPRFWWLLPGSDRQTGDERWVFVGGEFGGGVWSIVRPATGMQDLLSYRDFRVVLGYQHKLPSGMSATAELGYVFGRELEFSSPSPDVSLDDSMFARLGLQF, from the coding sequence ATGGCGCCAACCTCCGTTCAGCCTGCTATCTGTGTTCTGTTTGGCATGGTGGCTAACTCCTTGCTCTGGGGAGCCACGGTCGATTCTAAGACGTTTGGCCAAACGCAACGAGCATGGGGAGGCACCATGCTTGCGGAGCCAATTCCTCATCAACCTGAAGTATTGCACGATCATTGGGTCGAGATCGCCGAACCACTCGAACTAGATGCAATGCTCATGAAAGATGAGCAGCTGCGTGTTGCGAATCTCGCCTCCGAAACCACAGCCATCGCGTCCGATCTTGATCTGATCGAATCCGACCAGCCCTCACTCCCGCCGGGAACTCGTGATGGTGTTTTCCAGAAGTTGCTTCTGACAGGAACGTATTTGCCGCAGTTGGATTCCGATAGTCTCGGATGGGGGGACCTGGAAGCTGCGGTCGTGTTAGGATTCCCCTTTTTGCGACGAGATACACCGTTGATCATCACTCCCCGCTATGGTGTGCATTACCTCGATGGCGCAGCCAACTTCGATTTGCCCGACAAACTCTTCGATGCATCTATTGAGTTCCGCCATCTACGCAAGTTTGGCGATGGCCCCTGGGCCATGGATGCCGCCGTCACACTCGGCCACTACAGTGACTACGAATCGGACGACGCCGATGCCTTTCGTGTCTCAGGACGTGGGCTGGCCGTTTATGAATCTAGCCCGCAGGCAAAGTGGGTTGGCGGAGTGGCCTATCTCAATCGCGCCGGGGCGACCTTTCTGCCAGTTGCCGGTGTGATCTACGAGCCGTATCCTGACGTTTCTTATGAGCTTATTCTACCGCGGCCACGCTTTTGGTGGTTACTCCCAGGCAGCGATAGACAAACTGGTGACGAGCGCTGGGTCTTCGTGGGAGGAGAATTTGGCGGAGGGGTCTGGTCGATCGTTCGCCCCGCCACAGGAATGCAAGACCTCTTGTCCTATAGAGACTTCCGAGTCGTGTTGGGCTACCAGCACAAACTTCCGAGTGGGATGAGTGCCACCGCCGAGCTTGGCTATGTCTTCGGCAGAGAATTAGAATTCTCCAGCCCTTCGCCTGACGTCTCGCTCGATGATTCCATGTTCGCTCGATTGGGATTGCAGTTCTGA
- a CDS encoding type II toxin-antitoxin system HicB family antitoxin, translated as MSESVLEGIGCILQDVRASWHYFGDRSYVCHMMITPEDGGFTAHAIRLPGVVSEGDTVDEAVENIIDAFQATLQSYIESGMDIPWTDPTEEVDRPAGATERRILVNV; from the coding sequence ATGAGTGAATCCGTCCTAGAAGGCATTGGATGCATCTTGCAAGATGTTCGGGCGTCTTGGCACTATTTTGGAGATCGTTCTTACGTTTGCCACATGATGATAACCCCGGAAGACGGGGGATTCACTGCTCATGCGATCCGGCTACCCGGTGTGGTTAGTGAAGGCGATACGGTCGACGAAGCTGTGGAGAATATCATCGATGCCTTCCAAGCGACATTGCAGAGCTACATAGAATCCGGCATGGATATCCCGTGGACAGATCCTACGGAGGAAGTTGATCGTCCAGCTGGCGCAACTGAACGCCGGATTCTGGTAAATGTCTGA
- a CDS encoding type II toxin-antitoxin system HicA family toxin, with amino-acid sequence MSDLPAITGREAVSAFEKAEFVLVRISKSSHHIMKKAGHRYLLSVPVHGKKILKPGTLRKLIKDSGLTVEQFVEFLK; translated from the coding sequence ATGTCTGACCTGCCTGCGATAACGGGGCGCGAAGCCGTATCTGCTTTTGAAAAGGCGGAGTTCGTTCTAGTTAGAATTTCTAAATCGAGCCACCATATCATGAAGAAAGCCGGGCATCGGTATCTGCTATCAGTGCCCGTGCATGGTAAAAAGATCCTTAAGCCGGGAACCCTTAGAAAGTTGATTAAGGATTCAGGCCTGACCGTTGAGCAATTTGTTGAATTCTTAAAATGA
- the hpt gene encoding hypoxanthine phosphoribosyltransferase produces MKILYDEATLHRGVAEMAAEIEKAYEGRQLTIVGVLTGSVVLLADLIRQIEQPMRVGVIQASSYRGATTERGDLIINSELMLDISGRDVLLVDDIFDTGHTLENVVEKLHEFSPKSVKSAVLLRKQGRQETEYEPDFTAFNIPDEFVVGYGLDYEDMYRNLPFLGALEQEDLDHHEQMNQETQVIKT; encoded by the coding sequence ATGAAAATACTTTATGACGAAGCAACTCTACATCGCGGTGTCGCCGAGATGGCCGCTGAGATTGAGAAAGCCTACGAAGGGCGGCAGCTCACGATCGTGGGAGTGCTCACAGGCAGCGTCGTCTTACTGGCAGATTTGATTCGACAGATCGAACAACCCATGCGAGTCGGTGTTATTCAGGCGTCGAGCTATCGGGGAGCCACCACTGAACGGGGCGACTTGATTATCAACTCCGAGTTGATGCTCGACATCTCAGGTCGCGACGTTCTGCTGGTTGACGATATCTTTGACACTGGCCACACACTAGAAAACGTTGTTGAGAAATTACACGAATTCAGCCCCAAGTCCGTCAAGTCTGCCGTGCTATTACGCAAACAAGGGCGTCAAGAAACGGAGTACGAACCTGATTTCACCGCGTTCAACATTCCCGATGAGTTCGTTGTTGGGTATGGTCTCGACTACGAAGACATGTATCGCAATCTGCCCTTTCTGGGAGCTCTGGAGCAAGAGGACCTCGATCACCACGAGCAGATGAACCAAGAAACTCAAGTCATTAAGACGTGA
- a CDS encoding aldolase catalytic domain-containing protein: MSEAAPWITYRPELKVLDCTIRDGGLINKHQFSDETVRAVYDTCLEAGIDAMEVGYKNSPKPFPKSEFGPWRHCDEEDINRVFAGHDLDKTGLKLCAMADAGKSDYREQIVPRNESLLDMIRVAFYAHQVSEAVQMIEHCAELGYDTTANLMAVSNIDDAEIDTVLSAIKDTPAQVMVIVDSFGHLYREQIDRLYKKYATALEGSDKEIGIHAHNNQQLAFANTVEAIILGSNRVDATMFGLGRGAGNCPMELLLGFLRNPKFKLRPVIKLIQEQILPLKKEIDWGPSIPYNITGQMNLHPRDAMEFREGDTPDDYVAFYDDIVLDN; the protein is encoded by the coding sequence ATGTCTGAAGCTGCCCCCTGGATTACTTACCGCCCCGAGCTCAAGGTTCTCGACTGCACCATCCGCGATGGCGGACTCATTAATAAGCATCAGTTCAGCGACGAAACCGTGCGGGCGGTGTACGATACGTGTCTTGAGGCCGGCATCGATGCCATGGAAGTCGGCTACAAGAACTCCCCCAAGCCATTTCCCAAAAGCGAATTCGGCCCTTGGCGCCATTGCGACGAGGAGGACATCAACCGTGTCTTCGCTGGACACGATCTGGATAAAACCGGTCTGAAGCTTTGTGCGATGGCCGATGCGGGCAAGAGTGATTACCGTGAGCAGATCGTCCCGCGCAATGAGAGTTTGCTCGACATGATTCGAGTGGCTTTCTATGCCCATCAAGTCTCGGAAGCGGTGCAGATGATTGAGCATTGTGCCGAGCTTGGTTACGATACGACTGCCAACCTGATGGCGGTCTCAAACATTGATGATGCTGAAATCGACACGGTGCTGTCCGCAATCAAAGATACACCCGCCCAGGTAATGGTAATCGTCGACAGCTTTGGCCACTTGTACCGCGAACAGATCGACCGGCTTTACAAAAAGTATGCAACCGCGCTTGAAGGTTCCGACAAGGAGATTGGCATTCACGCGCACAATAATCAGCAACTTGCCTTCGCCAACACGGTCGAGGCGATCATTCTTGGGTCTAACCGCGTCGACGCCACGATGTTTGGCCTGGGCCGGGGTGCTGGCAATTGCCCGATGGAGCTGCTACTGGGTTTCTTGAGAAATCCCAAGTTCAAGCTTCGCCCTGTGATCAAGCTTATCCAGGAGCAGATCCTGCCGCTCAAAAAAGAAATCGACTGGGGCCCCAGCATTCCCTACAACATCACGGGCCAGATGAATCTTCATCCCCGCGATGCGATGGAATTCCGCGAAGGGGATACGCCGGACGACTATGTCGCCTTCTATGACGACATTGTTCTGGATAACTAG
- a CDS encoding NupC/NupG family nucleoside CNT transporter: MHNYVSLLGIVVIIGLAWLMSSHKNRFPWRTVLAGLCLQFAFAVLILCTDQGEWVFDRVDDAFVGLLACVDAGTSFVFGDDFAEHFFAFKVLPTIIFFSAFMSIFYYYGVMQKVVGMMAVVMQKTLGTSGAETLSAAANVFVGQTEAPLVIRPYISSMTISELNAVMLCGFATMAGGVLGALASMGIDAGHLLSASVISAPGALVLAKVMQPEVDAPKTLGSVKIDIKDESTNVLESVAVGTVGGLQLALNVGAMLIVFLALIAVVNSILGWAGGLFGFIGEDGTSAWSLEAALSYLFYPLAWLIGIEPADCPRAAELMGLKMATNEFVAYGRLSEWALPDSTVQISERSREILTYALCGFANFSSIGIQLGGIGGIAPDRRSDLARLGLRAMLGGTLAGFMTACIAGLLI; encoded by the coding sequence ATGCACAACTATGTCAGCCTGCTCGGAATTGTGGTAATTATCGGCTTGGCTTGGTTGATGAGTTCTCACAAGAATCGATTTCCCTGGCGCACAGTGCTGGCGGGGCTCTGCCTGCAATTTGCCTTTGCTGTCTTGATTCTCTGTACTGACCAAGGTGAATGGGTCTTTGATCGAGTGGATGATGCGTTTGTAGGGTTATTGGCCTGTGTTGATGCAGGAACCAGTTTCGTCTTCGGGGACGACTTTGCCGAGCATTTCTTCGCCTTCAAAGTATTGCCGACGATTATCTTCTTCTCGGCATTCATGTCGATTTTTTATTACTATGGCGTCATGCAAAAAGTAGTCGGTATGATGGCCGTAGTCATGCAGAAAACGCTCGGCACTTCTGGTGCTGAAACACTTTCTGCTGCGGCGAACGTTTTTGTTGGCCAGACCGAGGCACCACTGGTGATTCGGCCTTATATCAGTTCGATGACGATCTCCGAACTGAACGCCGTGATGCTCTGTGGGTTTGCTACGATGGCGGGTGGCGTCTTGGGAGCGCTCGCTTCGATGGGCATTGATGCCGGACATCTGCTATCGGCATCGGTGATTTCAGCGCCTGGGGCACTGGTTCTAGCTAAAGTCATGCAGCCCGAGGTAGATGCTCCAAAAACCTTAGGTAGCGTCAAGATCGACATTAAGGACGAAAGCACGAATGTCTTAGAATCGGTTGCCGTTGGGACAGTGGGAGGGTTGCAACTCGCCCTGAATGTGGGCGCCATGTTAATAGTGTTCCTTGCTTTGATTGCAGTAGTGAATAGTATTCTCGGCTGGGCAGGCGGGCTGTTTGGTTTTATAGGGGAGGACGGCACCTCGGCTTGGTCGCTTGAGGCTGCGTTAAGTTATCTGTTTTATCCACTGGCATGGCTTATTGGTATTGAGCCGGCAGATTGTCCCCGGGCTGCCGAGTTGATGGGGCTCAAAATGGCCACTAACGAGTTTGTGGCATACGGTCGTTTGTCCGAATGGGCGTTGCCCGATAGTACCGTCCAAATTAGCGAGCGATCCCGCGAAATCCTCACTTATGCCCTATGTGGGTTTGCCAACTTTAGTTCCATCGGCATCCAGCTAGGAGGCATCGGAGGTATTGCACCTGATCGTCGTTCGGACTTGGCAAGGCTTGGTCTGCGGGCGATGTTGGGGGGGACTTTGGCTGGCTTTATGACGGCTTGTATCGCTGGGCTGTTGATTTGA
- a CDS encoding TolC family protein encodes MSAELGKALQAGLYPNPVLSYEAEQIGVDGPSGTSTPGEFQGGVVEQRFVTGGKLRLSREKYLRRARVSENLAMAQQFRVCNDVRIHFYKTLAASDILSIRREMVKTAEDSAVTAQESYNVGQSNRPQVRRANVVLQRARLDVLAAENAYNQAFRTLSTLVGVPLCMGMVEGALESTCPVMSFEEAYGRLLAESPQLAAARAKLAVDQATVARENVQWVPDIVVRGGAGYNFEAEETTAVAGVAFDVPLFDRNQGTVRQAQADYARQRQEIERVELELRNRLAMIYQQYLTGMQHAQEYAEVILPELKAAYRELLESYKERRVDWPDVLMAQHDYFDARLTQVDNLLHARTQEVLIYGYLLHDGLMAAPDITPPGHIDSVPKPR; translated from the coding sequence ATTTCTGCTGAGCTTGGTAAAGCGCTCCAAGCAGGTCTCTATCCCAATCCTGTTCTTTCGTATGAAGCTGAACAAATCGGCGTAGATGGCCCCAGTGGAACAAGCACTCCTGGTGAGTTTCAAGGTGGCGTGGTTGAGCAAAGATTTGTCACCGGCGGCAAGCTGCGACTAAGCCGAGAGAAGTACCTTCGCCGAGCGCGCGTTTCGGAAAATCTCGCGATGGCGCAACAGTTTCGCGTATGCAATGACGTTCGCATTCATTTCTACAAGACACTAGCGGCAAGTGATATCCTCTCGATCCGTCGCGAAATGGTTAAAACCGCCGAAGACTCGGCCGTCACTGCTCAAGAATCGTACAATGTGGGTCAATCGAATCGACCCCAGGTCCGGCGAGCCAACGTGGTCTTACAACGTGCGCGACTCGATGTTTTAGCAGCTGAGAATGCCTACAACCAAGCCTTCCGGACATTGAGCACTCTCGTAGGCGTGCCGTTATGCATGGGTATGGTCGAAGGGGCACTCGAAAGCACGTGTCCCGTAATGTCATTTGAAGAAGCTTACGGACGACTCCTGGCTGAAAGTCCCCAGCTAGCTGCGGCACGTGCTAAACTCGCAGTAGATCAGGCTACGGTTGCAAGAGAAAATGTTCAATGGGTTCCTGACATCGTAGTTCGCGGCGGTGCGGGCTATAACTTTGAGGCAGAGGAAACGACCGCCGTGGCAGGTGTTGCCTTTGATGTGCCCCTCTTCGACCGCAATCAAGGCACTGTCCGTCAGGCTCAAGCAGACTATGCGCGTCAGCGCCAAGAGATTGAGCGGGTAGAACTTGAATTGCGAAATCGCTTGGCAATGATCTATCAGCAATATCTCACGGGGATGCAGCATGCTCAGGAGTATGCAGAAGTGATCCTACCAGAATTGAAGGCGGCATACCGTGAATTGCTAGAGAGTTACAAGGAAAGGCGAGTCGATTGGCCAGACGTTTTGATGGCACAACATGATTATTTTGACGCCCGGCTTACTCAAGTAGATAATTTACTTCATGCCCGTACGCAAGAGGTACTGATTTATGGCTACTTATTACACGATGGATTGATGGCCGCTCCCGACATTACGCCGCCTGGTCACATCGATTCAGTACCAAAGCCTCGCTAA